TCcgcaaggccatttggtcacaattcaagaatcaagttttcagaacaagctcatatagctcttgaagtaattgaggtaggttttcgaaatgacaatttttgttctacatgctcttagtacaagtaaaaaaagaagaaaaataaaagtttttatcattaggtttatttcggtagtgaaagggttaattacacaccatgcgttaatccgtgcgttgatggaagggcggCAGTCTTTTCGAGctgttgatttcaaagagaaatgccaactcttcaatcatcggacgcacggtatgtaattcaaccttaaatGTTAGGTCGCGTAATTAAcattacatcccagcaaaaaaagttgcGAACAAGTTCATTTTAGATCAGGAAGAGATGCAAAATTGGGGCAGAAgcgatgagtttaacatggccttgtcataggacggatatccACTATTTCCACaactgttgcactgaatttgcattacttcttaaggtctaatccgaattcagtgttttggatttgaattaaaaaatttgataatattttgccaaataaattatttttatattttcatgattacaccctgcgccacactggggaacagggtattataagttagtgcatatgtttgcaacaccaagaaggagatgagatagacacatggtgtctttggcaaaaatgctcagggtgggctccttagtcgatatagccatgtccgtctgtccgtgaacacatttttgtaatcaaagtctaagtcTAATCaaagtcgcagttttagtccaatcgacttcaaatttggcacaagtgtgtgttttggctcagaatagaaccctattttggaagaaatcggttcagatttagatatagctcccatatatatgttttcttgatttcgacaaaaatggtcaaaataccaacatcgccactgcttagtcgaaaagttgtaaaaatgactctaattttcctaaacttctaatacatatatatcgagcgataaatcataaataaactttttcgaagtttccttaaaattgcttcagatttaaatgtttcccatatttttttactaacattgtgttctaccctagtgcattagccttaaattttgagtctatagattttgtagaagtctatcaaattctgtccagatcgagtgatatttaaatgtatgtattttggacaaacctttatatatagcccccaacacatttgacggatgtgatatggtatcgaaaagttagatttacaaagtggtgcagggtataatatagtcggccccgcccgactttagactttcttacttgtttttttttttattgtaaaaactcaaacaaaagaagaacgtgaagtcaagtataaacatacataaataattttataatatacacataaatttatttaggcgtgaacagttttttactagcatttaacaccattttaaatgcatttaaaactttttgtgttttttgtaccTAATTTCATATTTACCTTTAAgggcggtattaagttggcattatcgctctaaaatggccctgttttgccttttacgttTCTTTAACAAttcgttttaaagaaaataaactttttcaatttttttagctgcaaaactcgaacttaatgcccgcttttatatttgaaggtgtccgtcaactcctcttggactacttattaacagAGTtgccctgtcacaaactgtgacttttgcgacggtataatacgtatgtcgcaaaagtcgtaaacctactgtagaaaaccaaattttgaatagaagaaatcttgaacattttttaatttagtttgacagcattcgctgtgagtttctgtagaaatttcttacacgcagagaagaaatatgatcacctcaaacatgtttcaggagcaaaatgttatttttgtagggtGACCATGTatgatgtttgtcactaaaatgttattttctcgtcaaatataacctgcttgccgaaatcagatacatgatttccgagaaaataatatggttgcgaaaaccatgtaacaaaacatgggggtatattaactttgtcattcatgggggtatattaactttgtcattccgtttgtaacacatcgaaatattgctctaagacaccataaagtatatatattctgggtcgtggtgaaattctgagtcgatctaagcatgtccgtccgtccgtccgtccgtcagttgaaatcacgctaacttccgaacgaaacaagctatcgacttgaaacttgacacaagtagttgttatcgatgtaggtcggatggtattgcaaatgggccatatcggtccacttttacgtatagcccccatataaagggaccctcagatttggcttgtggagcctctaacagaagcatatttcatccgatccggctgaaatttggtatatggtgttggtatatggtctctaacaaccattgttAAAGAATTGTCTTCGAAAAGAAAGAAAACCTATTCGCGATTAAAATTcccaaagaaaagaaaagaatatTTCAAACACTGAGTATTTGCACAGAATTTATTACTTAAGTAACAAAGTATATActcaaatgtttcaacacaaattgctgaaaaaaaagtttatgggTTAGTTCAGTTATTTTACGATCTGGATTGTTCAGCAgccaaaaacagaaaaaaaagaataattttcAGTCTGATCTCAATACCCAATTTCAAAATTCATtggaatattgaaaaatttctctaatctcTCATTAGAATTTTTTATGCATGTAAGTTACACCTAGGCCTCGTTAAATTAAAACATAATGTTTGAAATTCTTTAAATGTTTACATATTTAATATAAGCTTTGAAGTTAAAAACAAAGCCGATGATCTCGCCGAGGCCGAAGTGTAGTGAAGATCAAAATATGTTAGTACGTTTGTATGTTCGTTGCTCACCTAGTTTGTTTGTCATTACTTTGGAATAAATATTTAAGTAAGTAGGTGTATGTATGTTTACAATGTtagtatgtttttgttttagaacATTGCAAATCAAGTGAGCGACAACATAAATATCTATTGCTGAGTATATACTGAGAAAAAATTACATAAGTACAAACattgatatatatataaaataaaaattttagtaaatgattttagttttattttgacatgaattatttttttgttaacatgTAATTGGTTCGCAGAAATTTACGCGAACATGCTCGCCCCGAAGAACGGATGTTCTTAAAATGATAAATAATGTAGCTGTGGGATGGCCGTGTTGGGAGTGTTTTAGTCGAGCATTTGCTCCGCTGTGCTCCGACTCACAGCGTTCATTGATAGGCTCCATCCCAGGCCACCAAACTGCATGGATGATAGAAGTGTCGATGATTTTATATTTCCATTATGATAAATGATGGTTTGAATAAGGCAAAGTGATTCACTGCGGTAGTAACTAGTTATTAGAATCCGATATAGAGTTGTGCTGTGGAAGAAAACATAATTTAGAAAGAGgtctttttgtaattttattttttgttgaaacaGATACCACCCTTAtttttccatcaggtccaggatgAGTGTCAACAATGCGTCCAAGTAACCACTGTCCGGGAGCACATCTTTCATCTGATATTAGTACGAGTTCaccgatttttgcattttttttttccttaagcCATTTTGGTCTTGCTTGAAGGCGATTAATATACTCACTATGCCATCTTTTCCAGAAATGttgtttcattttttcaatatttttccagCGTGATAAACGGTTTGAACTTGTGTCAAGTAATGACTCTTCTGGAACAGAGTTTGTAGGCTCACCTATAAGAAAATGTGCTGGAGTCAAGGCTTCAAAATCTGTTGGATCTGCTGAGAGAGGGCATAAAGGTCGAGAATTTAGACAACTTTCGATTTGGCACAAAAGAGTCGATAATTCTTCGAAATTCAAAAGCCTATCATTTACTATCCGTTTTAAGTGATGCTTCACAGACTTGACACCAGCCTCCCACAGACCACCAAAATTGGGAGAGGCTGGTGGAATAAAATGCCAATTCGTACAATTTAAACTAAGGGCGTGTCGAAGGTCATCGGGTAATGATTTTGAACTCCTATTGAAGAGTATTTTGAGTTCCTTAGACGCACCCACAAAATTAGTACCACAATCTGAATAGATATCCGTGCATGTACCCCTTCGAGAAACAAATCTTCTAAAGGCTGCCATAAATGCATTTGTAGTGAGGTCTGAAACGGCTTCCAAGTGCAAAGCTTTTGTGACCATGCAAACAAATACACAAATGTAGCCTTTAGAAATAATCGTTGATCTAAGAGAtgaatttttcaacattattgGACCAGCATAGTCTACTCCACTATGCTTAAATGGCCGAGAAGCGTTTAAACGAACAGCGGGCAAATTACCCATGATTTGTTGTGAAGTCTTCGCTGAAAATCTAAAACATTTCATGCATTTATGAATAATCGTTTTAGCCAGCTGGTTACCGGATATAATCCAAAACTTACGACCCACATAGGACATTGTTAAAGTAATGCCACCATGCAAAGTTTTCTCGTGTGAATCGAGAATTAAAAGTGATGATAAAGGGTTTCGCTTCGAAAGTGTAATTGGGTGTTTCATGTCAAAAGCAAAACTAGAATTTTGCAACCTACCTCCTACCCGTAGTAGTCCTTCATTATCAATGAAGGGCATTAGCTTAATTAGGGAACTTCCCTTCAAAGTATTGCCGATACGCAGAAGTTTGAATTCGTCAGGATAGTCTATAACCTGGACGATTTTAATAATACGATGAAGAGTAGTATTAATTTCAGCCAGCGTTAGCGAACCGGTAATTTTTAAAGTAGGATGTTTGCAATTGTAAATAAATCGGAAACACAATGATAAAGTACGTAATAAAGTTTGCATACTCGAAAATCGAGAAAGTACTTCGGGATATATGTTTCCAGTCAAATTGTGCGAAGATAACTTTTTAGTTCTCTCCTCTTCCGATGTTCCAAGATGACTGAGATTCATAAAGAAATTTGGGACCATACCACCAGGTTTCATCCCTGATTAATTCATCAGGAAAAACGCCTCTTGAAGCTCCGTCTGCAGGATTCAAGGACGATGGTACATATCTCCACTGGCGAGGTTTAGAATAGTGCTGAATATGTGAGACTCGGTTGGCAACATAGACAGTCCAAGTCGAaggtggcttttgaagccagctAAGAACTGTAGAACTATCACTCCAATAAAATATGTCCCGAATACCAAATCCATTCAAGGATTGGTTTACACCATTAGTAAGATCGACAAGCAATTTAGCAGCGCAAAGTTCCAATCTGGGTATTGATATCGTTTTGATTGGTGTCACCTTTGACTTGGCTTGCaatatattaacaaatattttaccagCCGAAACAATTCTGCAATACACAACTGCTGCGTAGGCAATATTCGAAGCATCACAGAAACAATGAAGGTCAATGTAACAATTGGGTGACCAACTAAACCATCGTGGGATATTCAAATTCTCAAGTGTTTTCAAAGAATTCCTGTACTTAAGCCAGGTATTTCTAATATCAGTGGGAATCTCCGTGTCCCAATCTAAACCATTTTCCCAAAGGGCCTTAAAAAGAGACTTGGCTATAACTGTTGATGGCGTCAACCATCCAAGAGGGTCATATAGTCTAGCCGACTCCGACAATATAAGTCGCTTGGTGAAATGAGAGATATCATCAAGATTCACATTAAAAGAAAAGGAATCGGTCCGTGTATTCCATTGGAGACCAAGCGTTTTCACCACATTATCATGGTCGAATCCTAATGTAATGGATGGATCCCTATCCTCTTTAGAAatgtcttccaagaaatcgtTGGAATTTGAGATCCACTTGCGTAGATTACAGCCACCCCTTCGCAAAAGCTCATTCAAATTGTCCCTCAAAAGTCTGGCGTCTTCAATGTTGTCAGCCCCAGAAATAATATCGTCAACATACGAATCAGAAACTAAAACTTGGGAAGCTTttggaaaaacaattttaaaatcttCCGCAAGTTTCTGAAGGACACGAATGGCAAGATAAGGAGCGCTAGTAGTACCGTAGGTAACCGTGTTCAGTtcatatatagaaatttcatcaaaaggcTCATATCGccataaaatttgttgaaattttctatggtcagGACATACGTCAATTTGtcggaacattttttcaatgtcCGCGCTAAATGCTATCTTATGCCTCCGCCATCTCGTGATGATAGAAGGGAGATCATTTTGTAGAGGAGGCCCACTACAAAGTTCCTCATTAAGAGAAGTATAACCGTATTGGTGACTACTACCATCAAAAACAACACGTAATTTGGTGGTAGTGCTAGTCTCTTTCAAAACGCCATGATGAGGTAAAAAATATGAATTCAAGCGAACACCACCTGGGTACTGTCCTATTTTTGTCATGTGCCCTAAGGATTCATATTCCCTCATGAATCTTTTATAATCGTCCGCAAATTGCGGCCGTCTCGAAAAAGATAATTCTAATTGACGGAACCTCCTGCATGCATTAATAATGTTATTATGCAATGTAGGACAGGAATTGTCCCTTAAAATCGATTTAAATGGTAAATTTACCATATAGCGACCATTCTCTCCCTGTTTCGTCGAGTTACTAAAGTAATTCTCACAGGACAAATCCTCATCTGTCAAATCTCTTTTAGGAAGTATTTCCTCTTGTTCCCAAAATGATCGCAAAATACCGTCGAGGCTTGCACAATGTATATGGATTCTATGAGAATAAATACTACCACTTAACCCCGAAAATACCCAGCCAAAGTGAGTAttttgaaagaacattttgtcatggaCAAACGATTCCGTAGGAATTTTGATTTGGGAACAAACGTCGGAACCAAGAATCAAATCTATTGGATCTGACATATAGAAATGAGGATCTGCCAAATTACCAACAGCAATCTCAGGCAAAGAAATGTGCTTAGTAAAGAAATCAGGAGAATACGAAGATAAGTTAGACAAGACCAAAGCGGTACAAGTCAAAACAAGTCGATCGTCACGAGTATAGAGATCGACATCCACTGAATATCTTGCTAAATTTCCGCATCCATCGCCCACACCTATCACCTTAGAATGAGTTTTAGCCCTCTTCAATCCTAACAATTGAACAGCAGACTCGGATATCAGGCTTCCCTGTGAGCCTGGATCTAAAAGAGCACGTAAAGTGAACGTTCCTCGAAAAGTAAACACTTTTAATCGAATAGTATACAAAAGGACTGATTGGAGCGAATGTGTGGTATGGGATGTAACTCGTGTCATGGTGTTATGCCCAGAATT
This is a stretch of genomic DNA from Haematobia irritans isolate KBUSLIRL chromosome 4, ASM5000362v1, whole genome shotgun sequence. It encodes these proteins:
- the LOC142235767 gene encoding uncharacterized protein LOC142235767; translated protein: MQTLLRTLSLCFRFIYNCKHPTLKITGSLTLAEINTTLHRIIKIVQVIDYPDEFKLLRIGNTLKGSSLIKLMPFIDNEGLLRVGGRLQNSSFAFDMKHPITLSKRNPLSSLLILDSHEKTLHGGITLTMSYVGRKFWIISGNQLAKTIIHKCMKCFRFSAKTSQQIMGNLPAVRLNASRPFKHSGVDYAGPIMLKNSSLRSTIISKGYICVFVCMVTKALHLEAVSDLTTNAFMAAFRRFVSRRGTCTDIYSDCGTNFVGASKELKILFNRSSKSLPDDLRHALSLNCTNWHFIPPASPNFGGLWEAGVKSVKHHLKRIVNDRLLNFEELSTLLCQIESCLNSRPLCPLSADPTDFEALTPAHFLIGEPTNSVPEESLLDTSSNRLSRWKNIEKMKQHFWKRWHSEYINRLQARPKWLKEKKNAKIGELVLISDERCAPGQCTTLYRILITSYYRSESLCLIQTIIYHNGNIKSSTLLSSMQFGGLGWSLSMNALWISGYAKARPNGPQLSRILRASTDVVVKSWASGEVNTIPMELWRCEPEGAGKSDIGQRVER
- the LOC142235768 gene encoding uncharacterized protein LOC142235768, with amino-acid sequence MDILIKEQRDLLQLLIKYECTLKNKSRDERTHGYLNALAQRIDDLFSRFEGQHDKIVREARETSLDVHDVPYLADDVYFTFSDKFLTIKGQIIDSLPDNSVSQSPMASTFAAPNIRCETSVISDSRLPKINLPKFSGEYMEWVPFRDIYCSLVHNNDSLNKVQKFYYLKGTLSGEAANLIKAISATEANYESAWRMLEARYHNRRILVGSLISKLFAIPRSDGSFQSIKLLLDSAQECLSSLGNLEVDTDSWDPILLHLLIQKLDLQTRRDWENSLNSNTDLPTRSQFFSFLERTFRTLESLVDEFPSSSKSKSFKNNKGFTPAKKICHVSKISKQNSPVCIYCEKNHWLSKCYTFLALPLSTKNDFLINKKVCRNCLVTGHEPINCTSPFRCISCKQLHHTILHQDEPIDAGQHSISPSISSPNSGHNTMTRVTSHTTHSLQSVLLYTIRLKVFTFRGTFTLRALLDPGSQGSLISESAVQLLGLKRAKTHSKVIGVGDGCGNLARYSVDVDLYTRDDRLVLTCTALVLSNLSSYSPDFFTKHISLPEIAVGNLADPHFYMSDPIDLILGSDVCSQIKIPTESFVHDKMFFQNTHFGWVFSGLSGSIYSHRIHIHCASLDGILRSFWEQEEILPKRDLTDEDLSCENYFSNSTKQGENGRYMVNLPFKSILRDNSCPTLHNNIINACRRFRQLELSFSRRPQFADDYKRFMREYESLGHMTKIGQYPGGVRLNSYFLPHHGVLKETSTTTKLRVVFDGSSHQYGYTSLNEELCSGPPLQNDLPSIITRWRRHKIAFSADIEKMFRQIDVCPDHRKFQQILWRYEPFDEISIYELNTVTYGTTSAPYLAIRVLQKLAEDFKIVFPKASQVLVSDSYVDDIISGADNIEDARLLRDNLNELLRRGGCNLRKWISNSNDFLEDISKEDRDPSITLGFDHDNVVKTLGLQWNTRTDSFSFNVNLDDISHFTKRLILSESARLYDPLGWLTPSTVIAKSLFKALWENGLDWDTEIPTDIRNTWLKYRNSLKTLENLNIPRWFSWSPNCYIDLHCFCDASNIAYAAVVYCRIVSAGKIFVNILQAKSKVTPIKTISIPRLELCAAKLLVDLTNGVNQSLNGFGIRDIFYWSDSSTVLSWLQKPPSTWTVYVANRVSHIQHYSKPRQWRYVPSSLNPADGASRGVFPDELIRDETWWYGPKFLYESQSSWNIGRGEN